One window of the Pseudomonadota bacterium genome contains the following:
- a CDS encoding tyrosinase family protein has product MTIEARTAATLVGSMQVMVRIRKNANTLTPGERDRLVSAFAQLNNQGAGRFTDFRDMHTNVSSPQAHGAPGFLPWHRAYLLDLERELQAIDPSVSLPYWRFDQPAPNIFTREFLGVSNAIGTVQFSPTNPLQFWRTDGVQGINRRPFFNTAAAPPGLRTEAQTLALGNQYPRFRTLEGNPHGSAHTSFGGSVSSIHTAARDPLFFLLHCNVDRLWAKWQQQLGRFDPAQAASYDSNPGNPIGHNLPDTMWPWNGITGGARPPTAPGGAMAASLCVSAPGPQPRVRSSLDYQGSVNALSRMGFDYDDVRFA; this is encoded by the coding sequence GTGACAATCGAAGCCCGCACCGCAGCCACACTGGTTGGCTCGATGCAGGTGATGGTGCGCATCCGAAAGAACGCTAACACGCTGACGCCGGGAGAACGCGACCGCCTCGTGTCGGCATTCGCGCAGCTCAATAACCAGGGCGCGGGGCGTTTCACGGACTTTCGCGACATGCACACCAACGTGAGCTCGCCGCAGGCCCATGGCGCACCGGGTTTTCTTCCCTGGCACCGCGCTTACCTCCTCGATCTCGAACGCGAGCTTCAAGCTATCGACCCGAGCGTCTCATTGCCCTACTGGCGCTTCGACCAGCCCGCGCCAAACATCTTTACACGCGAGTTCCTCGGTGTCTCCAATGCAATTGGCACCGTCCAGTTCAGCCCAACCAACCCGCTACAATTCTGGAGAACCGACGGCGTTCAGGGAATTAATCGCCGACCCTTCTTCAACACCGCCGCGGCGCCGCCTGGCCTCCGCACCGAGGCGCAGACGCTGGCCCTTGGTAATCAGTACCCACGGTTCCGGACACTGGAGGGCAACCCGCACGGATCAGCGCATACCAGCTTCGGCGGTTCCGTCTCCAGCATCCATACCGCCGCGCGAGATCCGCTGTTCTTCCTGCTTCACTGCAACGTCGATCGACTGTGGGCAAAATGGCAGCAACAGCTTGGCCGCTTCGATCCGGCGCAGGCGGCCTCGTATGACAGCAATCCCGGGAATCCGATCGGCCATAACCTGCCTGACACAATGTGGCCGTGGAACGGGATCACCGGGGGCGCGCGTCCTCCGACGGCTCCCGGTGGCGCGATGGCCGCGTCGCTGTGTGTCAGTGCGCCGGGGCCACAACCGCGAGTGCGGAGCAGCCTGGATTACCAGGGCTCCGTCAACGCCCTTTCACGCATGGGATTCGATTACGACGATGTGCGATTTGCCTAA